A genomic window from Photobacterium gaetbulicola Gung47 includes:
- a CDS encoding Glyoxalase/bleomycin resistance protein/dioxygenase (COG0346), which translates to MLLSRGCRTSSYFLSFDKGARLEIMHNDAIPATANDPMAQFTGLIHMAMSVGSEQGVDALTARLANDGYNVVDGPRRTGDGYYESVVLDPEGNRLEITL; encoded by the coding sequence TTGCTGCTAAGCCGAGGTTGTAGGACCTCCTCCTATTTCTTGAGTTTTGATAAAGGTGCCCGGCTGGAAATCATGCACAATGATGCGATTCCCGCGACTGCGAATGATCCAATGGCCCAGTTTACCGGGCTGATACACATGGCGATGTCGGTTGGCTCCGAGCAAGGCGTCGATGCATTAACCGCCCGTTTAGCCAATGATGGTTATAACGTCGTAGACGGTCCGCGGCGAACCGGCGATGGTTATTATGAGAGCGTTGTACTTGACCCTGAAGGAAACCGGTTGGAAATCACGCTGTGA
- a CDS encoding transcriptional regulator (COG0583), translated as MYSFEQLKMFVAVCECGSFSAAARKHQRAQSGVSQSVSNLEIALNQTLFDRSSNMPTLTAQGEALLPIARAILLQQQRLDQKVMALDADEEHELVVAIEESVVEPDLLGQITAVGEQYPMTSIELISASTFDIKAMVSEGRAHIGVVYSDGKILEDTEFATVGYNRFLTLAAPQHPLAHKTALKDDDLRNYRQIVQRSSSGKELWFSYAISSQVWYANNHQLLLELAAQGLGWAIVPESLAASYVEQGKLAVLDLAYEPDGWLTTVDVIQTRRHSEGPVRQALLQILEKTLAAKPRL; from the coding sequence ATGTATAGCTTTGAGCAATTGAAAATGTTTGTCGCCGTTTGCGAGTGTGGGTCTTTTTCGGCGGCAGCAAGAAAGCACCAGCGGGCACAGTCGGGGGTAAGCCAGTCGGTGTCGAACCTTGAAATCGCGTTGAATCAAACCTTGTTTGACCGCTCAAGCAATATGCCCACGCTGACAGCCCAGGGAGAAGCGCTGTTGCCAATCGCCCGTGCAATACTGCTGCAGCAACAGCGTCTGGATCAAAAGGTGATGGCCCTGGATGCCGATGAAGAGCATGAGCTGGTGGTCGCGATAGAAGAAAGTGTGGTTGAACCGGATTTGCTGGGGCAGATCACTGCGGTCGGCGAGCAGTATCCGATGACCAGCATCGAGTTAATCTCGGCTTCGACTTTCGACATCAAGGCGATGGTCAGCGAGGGAAGGGCGCATATCGGTGTGGTCTATTCTGACGGCAAAATACTGGAAGATACCGAGTTTGCTACGGTGGGCTACAACCGGTTTTTGACCCTGGCTGCCCCACAACACCCTCTGGCCCATAAAACGGCACTTAAAGATGACGATCTGCGTAACTACCGCCAGATCGTACAACGCTCATCCAGCGGCAAGGAGCTGTGGTTCAGTTATGCGATCAGTTCGCAGGTATGGTATGCCAATAACCATCAGTTGCTCTTGGAGTTGGCGGCTCAAGGTCTCGGTTGGGCTATCGTCCCTGAAAGCTTAGCGGCATCCTATGTAGAACAAGGCAAGCTGGCGGTGTTGGATCTTGCCTACGAACCCGATGGTTGGCTGACAACGGTAGATGTGATCCAAACGCGCCGCCATTCGGAGGGGCCGGTACGCCAAGCATTGTTGCAGATCCTGGAGAAGACGCTTGCTGCTAAGCCGAGGTTGTAG